In Haliaeetus albicilla chromosome 22, bHalAlb1.1, whole genome shotgun sequence, the genomic window CAGAGCCAGAGCCAGCACACAGCCCACCTTCCTGGAGGGAACAACACAGACACCGTTGAAGCACTGCCTCGGGTGCAGCTCTCCTCCAGGAAGTGTCACACAGTCCCAATCAAACTTAACTGGCACCACCTCCGCTCTGTATTCGGAGTTAAGGTATTGGGCTGTGGTTCTGTGTTGCACTCAGTTGGGTTTGCAGCGGCATAAGGTGTGAAGTGTCCTCACAGCACAGATAGTTAACTATTAAGCTGAAACATGAACAGAAGTTTCCTGTATCAGCAAGATTTCTATCCTCTACTGGGTATGCCACACTCCTGTGAGCACCTGGGCACCCACAGCTCCTCTGTGGCACATGGTGTAAGGGGAGCATTTAGCTAGTCATTATTTCCAGTTTGCTACCTGTAATGTTTCCACTTACTATATACAGAGCCAGACAGCTGACAGATAAATTGCTTGGAGAACCATACCAGTGTTGTGCTTTGTTGTTCAATTATCACAGCCTCTAAAATGAAGCTTTTAGCTTTGTTGCTGGAAAACTGCCTCTATTTTAGACGTAGATAATTTCTCAAGAAGATAAACTAAAATTAGCTTAGACAGATTAAGCTGGAATATAATTTTGAAGGATGGGATCCATGAAATTGATGCCAAAGAAAGCTGGAGCCTTAAAGATCATTTccattatattttaaaattgttaagTTACTGCCAAATGTGCAACTACAGCTACATTAATTATTAACCTTAGCTGAAGATACACTGCTTCAAAGTATTCCTTATTTTTGTATGTTAGAAAAACCATTACTAACTTCAAGCTATGCCGATTCTGCTAGAGgtaggtaaaaataaaaaaagccctaaGTGCGTAGCATAAACAGAGCAAGTAATTGAATGTGCTTCAAGTAGCTGTGCATGGTGATGCATGGAAAAGAGCTGTCTGGCAAGTCTCTCAAAGTGCTCTTAAAAGTCTTGCCTTCTAGCGTCTCGTTATGCTAAGTGTACTTCCAAGGAGCAGAAATGGAAAGTTTACAcaattgctttgtgtttttataTGGCATTTGAACGGGAGATAGTATTCCTAACGTTCTGTGTGCAAATGATGTTGTGTAGTGCGTAGTGCTATTTAAATAAGCTTCAGTTAGTCTCAGAAGCACCTGATTTTGTAGCAAGTACAGATGTTCCAGTATTTATTACCTGCTTCCTCACAATTCTAAAAGCTTTGGCTTGAAGTTGGCAAGCCTTTTGCCTGTTTAAATGTGTCTCAGAGTTCTTAAGCCACATCCAGCTACAAGTCGTGTGAGTGTTAGCACACTTCTAACTAATGTCAGAAAAGATCACGTTGCAAGGAAATTATACTAAACAATTTTCCTGAATCTTCCCCTTTCAACATAGCTTATTTTCCTACCAGCCTTTAGGACCTCGTCATAACGCGGAAGCCAGCCTGACCTGGCTCCACTGCGGTGTAAGTAGGCTAACAGTTTGGTGCAAGCCAGAACTCTGCTTTGCTCTGTAGGCTGTGGCCGACTGTTTTACAGGTGCAACTTTCACTTTTGGTTCACTGGAAGTGTTTTGAATGTGCGAGTAAAGCTAATGACTGCTTTTTTGTTCTCCCGCTGCTCGCTTGCATGTAAAGAAGTCTATTTCTTGTGCAGGGAGCTCCTGGAGGAGAGTGGACTGACTGTGGATACCTTACAGAAGATGGGTCAGATCACATTTGAATTTGTAGGCAACTCTGAACTCATGGACGTTCACATTTTCCGAGCAGATCATTTTCATGGAGAGCCAACAGAAAGTGATGGTAGGTAGCTAgtggaggggaaagaaggatgtgcaTTCTCTTCTGAGACAGTATTGCTCTTAAGAAATGCAGAACTATTCATGCCAAAATCCCTTTGAGAagggaggcagctgggctgtAGAGAGAAGCTGCTTGTTGACAGATATTCAAAGTCTAGGCAGCAAAAAACCAAGAGAAAGTCTCCTGCAaagttcttttgttttctcccacCAGAAATGCGTCCACAGTGGTTTCAGCTGGATGAGGTGCCATTCAGTCACATGTGGGCAGATGATATCTACTGGTTTCCcctgctgcttcagaaaaagctgtttCGTGGCTATTTTAAGTTCCAGGGACAAGACACTATCCTGGAGCACACCCTGAAAGAAGTGGAGGAAGTTTAAGAAAATGGAAGCATTCAATCCACATGCTGCTGCCCGCACTAGGCTAGAACACCATGAGCACTACTTAGAATGGTCTCCTTTCTCAACTCTCCATCAAAGGAGACTTATTTGCCAGGTCACTGAGAAGTAAGGAAAATAAGGGGGTTTCttagagcagaaataaaagtaacaaGATTTTCCATTCTGTGAAGTCCCTGGCTGTAGtatatttagcagttaggtaaTCACAATTATTAAAAACTTGGTGTTAACCCTTTTCTTCACAACTGGCCAATTGTTTAGGCTTTTCCCTCATGgctggaaatgtttttaaaaaattaaaaatgttttttagtAAAAGCATGTGGTGTTCTCTTGTAAACTGCTGGCTACCTTCTAGACTGTTTAAGGACCTTTCAGGAGTTGGCTTCCTTTCACAGAAACATTAAGTGGACTGTGACGCAGCAGAATCAATTATCTTTTCTGTGCCAGTTTCTATAGAGTTCCCTATTCAGCATTACTTCCTGGGACAAAGTGAGGCTTGACCAGAGCTGTGGAAGCCTTTTGAGAAGTTTAGGTAGAGATCCCTCCAGGATTCTCCAGCTGAAGGCAGTGTAACATTATAGgagttaagaaaacaaaagtcagAGGGAGATGTATGGCACTGTTTGAGCCCTGCCTTCACTCTTGCAGCTCCTGCCATGAACCTGAACTGTTTTGAGCGTTTCAGGTAAAGATACACTGAACAAAATCAACTTTCAGCAAGTCCATGTTGCAAAGTGCCATCACCTACAGCTGCAGGCTTTGCCACATGTCGGTAGCAGGTGACCTGTTCAGCATTCAGGTCAGCCCAACTCAGCAGGCCAGGCAGCAAAACCTTAATCAAACTGTGCTACAAATAACACATCACATATGTAACTTCTTATacaagttttggttttttgttttggttttttggtggttttttttttttttaaacacttttacAAACACATATAACACTTACAGATAGAATCTTGGAATGTAATATAGGATCTGTAAACATTTCCAGTCTACCAGCTGTAGTAATAGTTCTTTAATTCCTGCATTTGGATAAAGTGCTTCATACATAAGGCTATTTGAGCAAAGCAAAGATACAGGATATTCCAGGCAGGCAAAATTCACGCCCTCTGAACAAGATTGTTTCTTGTCTCCCTCCAGCAGTTCTGAATATTTTATACCACTCAAAAATGCCCTTCTTCATATGCTCAGTAAGCCACAGCCTAGACTTGGAGTATAAGAGTTAATACCTTAGActcttttacttttccttttgtgcTGCACACTGAGTTATTTACAGAGTTTTTGATACTCACCTCTGCTTCTGACATAGTAGTAAGGGTTTCTGGCTGTTCTAATGGAAAGAATGGCTTGAGGCAAgtagaggagagaaaataagcaCAAGGGGATAGGTAGCTTGTAACAGGATGTAAGACCTTACTGCATGGTAGGAAAGGGAGTGACTGGCAGCCAATACCTGTTATGTTATCTTGATTTATTTCCTGGTGGACACTGTAAATCGCATGGTGAGACAGAACAAATTACTTTCTGTTCCTCCAGGAGTTTAGGTAGGAAAAGAACAAGTGCAGCTGAGGCTTGCGCTTCTATTTGCTATCCCCTCTTCTGCAGTCAGTTCAATCCTTTTATAAAGATGCTTTCACCAGCACCGACCTTTAGGTCATGTCAAAGAGTAGTGATGTTATTGGTCCTGCTGCAGTTGCAGAGATTGACGTGTTTTAAGTAAGTTCTGTCCCCAGCTGGTGATCTTTGTCTTTTGGGAAACAGCACAAACCAAAGATTGTAAATTAGCCTGTTACAAATTCCAGGAATTACACCCTTATATGATCAAAGTAGAAGAGTAAAAGCACTGGAATGCAGCAAGGCACTGTTGAAAATGTAACAACTTGGGAGAAGCAACTTGCAAGGAAGatggaaggagagggaaagaagcaTCAAAGATTAAGGGTGTATTGTAAATACAGTTTGGAAAGCCTTTCAACACGATACTGGTCAAAAAGCCTGTATATTGCCACTTCACAGCCTGAAGCAGAGGAGACCTCAGGAGTGACAAAAACATATAGCCCTTTTGATAAAACAATTTTCAGGCAAAGTTTCAGGTTCTCAGCTATTTACTACCCTGGTACCTCCACAACAGATTTGACAGACACTGACAGAAAGACTGGAGGCCTTTTCTACCATTACTGTTTTGAACACATAATAGTCCCCGTGACCTCAAGCAATACATAGAAAGCTTCCATTCAAGAAGGCACGTTAACTCTTTGGTGCTACATCTTACAGGAGCATCAGTCCTTGGCTAGGCAGCATGCACTCTTCAATTAGTCTTCTGGTTTGCTTAGTGTTTACTGCAACCTACCCTGCTACCAGCAATGGAACCAACTTCATTAAGTCTTGTTCTCACCCTTGCATATAGCTAGGctgtttgctgcagaagggaatACCGTGGAGGTAACTACAACTGTTTCTCCTACATTGACTAGGGGAGACAGACAACTGAAGTGAACTTGATTGATTCCCTGCTGCATTCCTCTAGAGGAAGCAAGCCATACTTGATGCTGCTCTCCAAGTCTGACAGATCCCCAAACTAAACGACAAATACAGTAAGGAAATCCCTCACATATTGAGGTAAACATAATAGTGCTATTTGCACACTGACCAGTCTCCCAAAAATAAGGTTTGCAAACTAAGGGTTGTATGAAATAGTGTATGCGTGTATTTAGGAATGAGACAGAATCTTGACAGTCCAGTATGAAATAAACTCTGGAAGTGCCATTAGCTATATCAGCTTCGAGAATACCAGGCCTCTGTTCTCAAAATGCTAGGTGAACAGAGTAAcatcaaaacaagaaaaccccaTCCCCAAAACTGCTCTCCTCAAAGAGGCAAGGGCTGACAATGGAGGAATGAGTGTTTTCTCAAAACAACGTAATTCCAGTTTCTTTACAGGTCATCTGGTCTGTGGTTATCATTATTACAGTCTCTGCATTTGGACTGTAGAATACTTGCTTTGAAGGAGAACAGGAAAGAGGGTTAGTCTAAAGCCCAAATGTGGTTttgatgtttggttttttgtttttaaataaagcccAAAATTGTAACTTTTTTCTAAAGTGAGAAGTGCAAAGTTCCCTTCCGGCTAATACTTTGCAAGTGCTCCTGCAGAACACAGGCCAGTCATCTATCCCAGCCAGACAAGTTACGCAGAAGATCCATCATGTAGGTATTACATCTTGCCCCAaaacattcagtattttcttaacTTGACGGTTCACTGCATCAGGCAAACAAGGCTAAATGAGGGAGGATGGGTACTAGGAGTAAGAAAATGATAGGCCGTAACCAGCCAGCACCTTCTAAAGATGCTAGGAGTGAagagtgtttaaaaatatggtGACATGCTTTCCGCACTTTAACCACAAACTATCTTCCTAATCAAGACAAGGTCAAGCAGAAAAACCTTTTGTGCCATTCTTGAGATAGTATATTCTTTGTTACTGTACTGTAGAAACATTTCCCTCCTCAGCCAGTTTGCTCTGGCTTGTGAGCAGAATCTCTTCTGCATCACTTTGGCAATCTTCAGGAGAGAGAATCAAATCTGTCACAGCCATCTGCAGTTAATCTGTCTCACTGGACAAGGCCAATACGCAGGAGGAAAGACTCAGAAGAGAGTTAACATTTGAATTGCTATAATAAGCTCTTAACAATGCATTCTGAGCAAGGTTGTTAAACAAGACACCCTACACACTCCTTAAGGCCCAGCACCCAAGAAATTCACCCACGTAAGTGCACTTCCCCACATTTTGAGGGGTGTGTGTAACGGTTATACCCGTCTCATGAAACTGGGCAAGTAACATTATCTTGCTCCTATCTGAAGAAACTAACCCATAATTTCCACCTAGACTAGGAAGTTCATGTTGCACTgaattttctaaattaattaaaaaaaaaaaaaaagaaaaaagctgttgTGATTGGAGGATTTAAATATACTTCCTGCTAACGGGGAAGCTCCTAATGGGAAAATACTGTAACAGTTCCAGTTTGACAGCGAGCACTCATCCTTCTTAATATGCTTCCTTTTTACCCACTCAAGAAAATGCTAAGAAAACAAGTTTCAAATTGCCCTCTGGCAGCTATTTTGGCCCCACAGAAGTTAGGTTCAGGGCAGTCCTGTTCACGTAGAGTTTTGTTGCATATGTTTGCAGTTTGTTCAATTATCAGTTTCTCTGGAGGATATGCACAATTTCCCCTAAGGTAACGTGACATGCAATTTCTCCTCCCCCTACCCTTTGCCTTGTGAGGGAAAGTCACCAGAGATACAAAGTGAAACATGGAGAATGTTTAGTCCCTTTATCACAATCACAAATCATTCTGAAAACCCCATTACCAAGCACCATGCTATTTTTTGAGAGATAGAGAACTGTcacttttttgtcttctctcctTCACAAATACACTCCAACGCTACccacagccagaaaaaaaaaaaaaaaaaaaaaagacagtaacaTCCTGATAAATACTGACTTTTTTGCTAATGAACTTTATCAACATTGTGTCCCAGCCTGCTGGTGTAACAGGATAGTCTGATATTAGACCAAAGAAAACACCAGCCTTTGGGTCAGCAGCTCTCCAATAGTCCCAAACAGCTACTAAACAGATTGATGTCAGAACCTCCAGAAGACAATAAACAAGCTACCTTGTAGCTGTTCTGCTCATGAGTGGTTTACAATTAAGGAGTGTTTTATTCAATTATGTTCTCATTTATGCCAGGCAAACTCAGACTCTGAGTTCCTAAACCTAGTTGGTCTTTGGccccaaactgaaaaatatgagCAAGTCCCTAGGCTGCCCTGCAACCGTGAACTGAAACACAGTGACGATACAGTCTGCCTAGCCTCACCAGGAAAATTATTGTCACGCAGCAGCACTAACCCCTACCCAGCTGGGTTAGTGACTCCAACCACTTCATTCACTTATTTTGTGCTAAAGTTTACCAGTAAGAAATCAAATCCAGACACCTATCAATGGGACAGCTTTCAGCTTTCCTTATGCACATATGCCCCTAACACAGGTCCTCCCAAGCTTAAAAGGTAATCCATCTCTACCACAAGCCAGTGCTTCACATATCCTGTTCATCTCAGCACTTCAGAGATGCACAGAGATGCGTCAGCATGTGTGCAGATAAACATTACTGGAGGACTGTTAGTACAAGATGCAGAGGCATCAGCAACAACACTGCAGCACTCACTGCACCAGGTCACACCCTGACCCCACGAAGAGTGTCTGCAAGATAACGAACATCAGCCCTGCCCCAGAGCATTTCAAAATTAAGAGATTGTCTTTGTATCTGTATGTTCTGCCCCACATCCAGTCTGTCTAAATCAGAGAGCAGCTCAAAGCAGCggaattacaaaataaaaaaaaataaaaaaaaaaaaatagctgtttgGAGGATTCATTCTAACATCTGGAGGTAGAGGTCCCACCCCTTCCTTGATTGCACTTCTTGCTCCATGCTAGATGCTCAGGGCATTAATTGGAGAAGAAGTTTCCCTCTGGAGGTGACAATGGTGGAGTTGGCATATTGCTAGATCCCACAAAAAGGCAGCTCAACTTCGGCTTCAATTCATTCCAAACTTTACTCATCTGTGAgtagaaaaggagagaaaacagacatGACAACACGGTAGGCAATCACCTCACCACACTGTATTTTGGCAACAGTTTCAGAGTACTCAAAAGCACAACATAAATTTGCTGAAGTACTTTGGGAAAGTCCAGCGGACCCAGATTGTCCCTTTCAGACTGGTACTATAATGCAGCTCTCTGAACATTTTACTGAGCATGCATGGAAGGGAGATTTCCCATACCTTCGTCAAATTCCTTCActgcagggaaggaaaggagctgaaggaggagAGACCTTTCTAATATAAAGAATGCAAGAAAGTCTGTATGTGGGGAATGCTGAAGGTCGTATTTAGGGGTTAACAAAAAGGAGCTCTTGAATTTAGAGCAAAAACAAGGAAGTTGTTCCTTGTCATATAATTTCTGTGTAGCACAACAAAAACCACATTCACCTAGCAAACTCACATCATTCATTACAGGATAGCTAGTTATTTAAAGGTTGGGTCTTCTTCAACTGCCTCTAGGGTAAGGCCAGCTGCagatgagagaagaaaaaaagaaaaacacagcaactTGCTGCAAGAAGATACAGTCTTTTAGAGAGGTTAGAGGCCAGCCTTGATCCTCACCCCAAATTGGAAAGACCTTAGATGACTTCTTAAGAAGTTATGAAAGAACGCAGCAGGACAAATGATTAAAGAAGGATGGCCCACAggtgaaaacaaatacattcgAATTCCTACTCatattttgggaaaaagaaTGCAGTCCAGAAGAACTCACCTCTTTGTGACCCTGGATCTGGGAGTTGACAAAGGCCCCCAAAATGTGAGACGTGAGAGGCAGATAGATGTGGATAAGCTGTGTCTCCTGATGCAGGCAATACAGAGAGAAGTAATTCCGCAGCTCCATGGTTAGGATAGCATTTTCTTGCTGAAAGAAGAGGAATTCAGTTAAATACATTGCCAGGAAGAGGGTGCCAAGGAGGTTCACTTGCAGCAGGAGAAAACAGCATTCCTCACCATACTAGCAATTCAAACACATACCAAAAACGTAAAAAGGCAGTTCCTGGACCAATTTGATATGTCAGCAACTGCACTTTCCATCATGCAGACTGCTGCTTTCCACAGCTCCTGCAAATGACATGTTACCAAAGAGCCAGTAATAAGTGTTGAGGAAAACAAACACGTTTTCCATGTAGCACAGCAAGCAGCTCAAATTACCCAAAGCACAGGTTACCTTTTCAGTCTAATGGCTTTCTGCAAATATGAGTGAACTACATAGCGGCACCATTATAGGAGTCCAGTACCACCCTTTGCTCTCCCAGGCATCTGCCCTACCTCCACAATCCGAGACTCCAATTGCTCCACCGATTCCGGTTCTTTGTTCTGCACAGTGGCACTCATCATCTGCTTCTTCATCATGCTGTACTTATGCAATGCTCGCTGGTGCTTGTGCAATACTCCCTTCTCATGTCTTTCACACAGGTCCTttatgtgaaaaggaaaaaaacaggtacTCAACGGAAGCTAAGAGACAGCAAGCACACAAGCCAAGTACATCAGGAACACAAACACAGGGTCACGCTTTATGTAATTTCTatgctgcagatttttgtttctttgttttcaagaaGGTCAGAAAAATGTTGGCAGCTAAGAattcaagaaacaaaactgcttGGACCCAGACCAGTGAGCTTAAGAGGCAATCTGGAGCATCACTTCTGCCAACATTTTGGATCTTATCAGGCCTCTTATCTTTTGTGCACTTCTCATTATTAAGTGCTGGCAATTAACTGTGGTAAGAGCTTGCCAGTGTCCTTCTATTTCAGTCCAGGCATGGGAACGTCAAGAAAGGCTGCCACATACAGTTTCACTAGGTGCTTCtaaaaaaaagtgcctttgaCCAAAACATTAGTATTAACAaaaattcttccattttaaCTGAACTCATGTCTCCATGAACAAAGTAGCAGCAATCTAATTCACCACTTCGACTCAAAAGCAAccaaatctggaaaaaaagttaGCTGATCCATATAGTTCAAGcagtcatatttttaaattccttgcAGGGTTTGCCGTTTGGCAAGTTCTCGAGACAAGATGAGCTGACCAGTACAGCTACAGAGCTAGCTACGGCCAACAGCCACTCCACTCCCTCTGCCAGATGCCCAGTTTGCCTCTGAACTGGCCTCCCAGACAGTTTTCCATCCAGTTGGCGTTACACCCTCTGAAGAGCACAAGCTTGCTCTAAACAACTTTCTCACtggcagaaaaacagcagagcTCACTTTATAGGACTGGAGTAAATCCAGGAAAAGGTTCAGCTTCTCCACCACATCATTCTCTTCCTGTTTACCctagaaaacaaggaaaaagtacattttatgTAAGCCTGGCAAGAACCGACATCACAGTTCTTCACATCCTTACACCATGCAGGCCTTCCACTGTATTCTCCAGGGCACATCAACGCTTACACAACTGCATCAAAAATCTTTCAGATGGCACTTGAGTGTTTAGTCTTCAGTAATGCAGAACAAAGACCTGACtagagcaggaacagcttttcCAATTGAGTGATCATTATAACAAGAGGAGTTGGTTTTACAGTCCTGTGTCAGTCCTTTCAGCTCTCTCTGCCTGAATTTCTTGCTCTTGCAGATTCCTCCAATCTTTCACTTTCCCTTATTACAAGATAACTAATCCATTAAAGCTATGAATACCTGCATGTTCCCCATAATAGTTCATGCATCAGAAGGCAGAGATGAAACACCAAGCCACATTTCACTacttgtttttttattttgctaaatactatcttttcttcctgtatcaATAGCACTTCCTGGAGCATAAACTCTGGAGAAAGAAACCTGGTCTGACTGATCTATAAAAGCATGCTGAGTATTTTAACACAATGAGATGAAGAGAAGCGAAGACAAAGCTATTACTTTTCCTTCCCAGACTGTC contains:
- the NUDT1 gene encoding oxidized purine nucleoside triphosphate hydrolase isoform X1 — its product is MPKLLEAPSCLRVEHADSHCHHRFPGAMCTSRLFTLVLVVQPPRVLLGMKKRGFGAGLWNGFGGKVQPGESIEEAARRCNFHFWFTGSVLNVRLLEESGLTVDTLQKMGQITFEFVGNSELMDVHIFRADHFHGEPTESDEMRPQWFQLDEVPFSHMWADDIYWFPLLLQKKLFRGYFKFQGQDTILEHTLKEVEEV
- the NUDT1 gene encoding oxidized purine nucleoside triphosphate hydrolase isoform X3: MCTSRLFTLVLVVQPPRVLLGMKKRGFGAGLWNGFGGKVQPGESIEEAARRCNFHFWFTGSVLNVRLLEESGLTVDTLQKMGQITFEFVGNSELMDVHIFRADHFHGEPTESDEMRPQWFQLDEVPFSHMWADDIYWFPLLLQKKLFRGYFKFQGQDTILEHTLKEVEEV
- the NUDT1 gene encoding oxidized purine nucleoside triphosphate hydrolase isoform X2, whose translation is MPKLLEAPSCLRVEHADSHCHHRFPGAMCTSRLFTLVLVVQPPRVLLGMKKRGFGAGLWNGFGGKVQPGESIEEAARRELLEESGLTVDTLQKMGQITFEFVGNSELMDVHIFRADHFHGEPTESDEMRPQWFQLDEVPFSHMWADDIYWFPLLLQKKLFRGYFKFQGQDTILEHTLKEVEEV
- the NUDT1 gene encoding oxidized purine nucleoside triphosphate hydrolase isoform X4, encoding MCTSRLFTLVLVVQPPRVLLGMKKRGFGAGLWNGFGGKVQPGESIEEAARRELLEESGLTVDTLQKMGQITFEFVGNSELMDVHIFRADHFHGEPTESDEMRPQWFQLDEVPFSHMWADDIYWFPLLLQKKLFRGYFKFQGQDTILEHTLKEVEEV